The following are encoded together in the Lactuca sativa cultivar Salinas chromosome 1, Lsat_Salinas_v11, whole genome shotgun sequence genome:
- the LOC111906560 gene encoding uncharacterized protein LOC111906560, whose amino-acid sequence MASSDDDFPLIGDTTTTNHQTNPDFHHQLTGNSHFLASQTTPINAPPPRAAQEANGEGYNGGAFCSQPMVVAPYENESDPNRSRINGARSEKWSDREELSDGGTPYHYSKKTKIAGSSSGGEYRKDREEWSDTAIACLLDAYLDKFMQLNRGNLRGRDWEEVASIVSERCEKQTKSVEQCKNKVDNLKKRYKLERHRMMNTNGGNATSHWPWFKKMEQIVGNSLPLKTVLSEENSAGGMSSPVRQSKRYGTATSSPSCQLTTIKPKPVTNSRWRRVVFKISGAALAGTGSNSVDPKVAMHIAKEVSMACNVGIEVAIVVGGRNFFCGDTWVTATGMDRSTAYQIGMMATVMNSILIQSALEKLGVETRVQSAFSMPEVFEPYSRQRAIRHLEKGRVVIFGGIGAGTGNPLFSTDTAAALRASEIHADAFIKGTNGDGVYECDSIGNVTFEHICFRELASRGVSSMDMMAATFCEENGIPVVIFNLHEPGNISRALSGEHVGTLIDQTGRAVV is encoded by the exons ATGGCGTCTTCTGACGACGACTTCCCTCTAATCGgcgacaccaccaccaccaaccaccaaacAAATCCTGATTTCCACCACCAACTCACCGGAAATTCCCACTTCTTAGCCTCACAGACGACTCCGATTAATGCACCACCACCGCGGGCGGCACAGGAAGCCAATGGAGAGGGTTACAACGGCGGCGCGTTTTGTTCACAGCCTATGGTGGTCGCTCCGTACGAAAACGAGTCCGATCCGAACAGATCTAGGATTAACGGTGCAAGAAGCGAGAAGTGGAGCGATCGGGAAGAGCTCAGCGACGGAGGAACACCGTATCATTACAGTAAGAAAACTAAGATAGCAGGTTCATCTTCAGGCGGAGAGTACAGGAAAGACAGAGAGGAGTGGAGTGACACTGCCATTGCGTGTCTGTTAGATGCGTATTTAGACAAATTTATGCAGTTAAATCGTGGGAATTTGAGAGGGAGGGACTGGGAAGAAGTGGCGTCGATCGTAAGCGAGAGGTGTGAGAAGCAAACGAAAAGCGTGGAGCAATGTAAAAACAAAGTGGATAACTTGAAGAAGAGGTATAAATTAGAGAGGCATCGGATGATGAACACAAATGGTGGAAATGCTACAAGTCATTGGCCATGGTTCAAGAAGATGGAGCAGATTGTTGGGAACTCGTTACCATTGAAGACTGTATTAAGCGAAGAGAATTCTGCTGGTGGTATGAGTAGCCCTGTTAGACAATCCAAAAG ATATGGAACAGCAACATCTAGCCCAAGTTGTCAGCTCACTACTATAAAACCAAAACCAGTGACAAATTCAAGATGGAGAAGAGTTGTTTTCAAAATCAGTGGTGCTGCTCTTGCTGGAACTGGTTCCAACAGTGTTGACCCCAAA GTGGCGATGCATATTGCTAAAGAAGTATCAATGGCTTGCAATGTTGGCATTGAGGTGGCAATAGTGGTTGGGGGGAGAAATTTCTTTTGTGGAGACACATGGGTTACAGCTACTGGTATGGATAGAAGCACTGCTTATCAAATAGG TATGATGGCAACAGTGATGAACTCGATACTAATCCAATCAGCATTGGAGAAATTAGGTGTTGAGACACGTGTCCAATCTGCTTTTTCTATGCCAGAAGTGTTTGAACCTTACAGTAGACAAAGAGCAATCAGACATTTGGAAAAAGGTCGAGTTGTAATATTTGGTGGGATTGGTGCTGGCACAGGGAATCCCCTCTTCTCTACTGACACAGCTGCTGCTCTTAGAGCCTCTGAGA TTCATGCGGATGCGTTTATTAAAGGGACAAATGGGGATGGTGTATATGAATGTGACTCCATTGGTAATGTTACATTTGAGCATATTTGCTTCAGGGAGTTAGCTTCTAGAGGTGTGTCATCAATGGACATGATGGCTGCAACTTTCTGTGAAGAGAATGGGATTCCTG TTGTGATATTTAATCTTCATGAGCCTGGGAATATATCAAGGGCGTTATCGGGAGAACATGTTGGCACGCTAATTGATCAGACAGGAAGGGCTGTTGTGTAA
- the LOC111906559 gene encoding pyruvate kinase 2, cytosolic, giving the protein MHSNHLLLEEPIRMASILEPSKASFFPAMTKIVGTLGPRSRSVDVISGCLKAGMSVARFDFSWGDCAYHQETLDNLKTAIKSTKKLCAVMLDTVGAEMQVVNKSEKSISLQQDDNVILTPDKGQEASSQVLPINFNGLAKAVKKGDTIFIGQYLFTGSETTSVWLEVDKVEGDDVNCKIKNTATLAGALFTLHASQIHIDLPTLTEKDKENISAWGVPNKIDFLSLSYTRHAQDVREAREYLSKLGDLSQTQIFAKIENIEGLTHFDEILQEADGIILSRGNLGIDLPPEKVFLFQKTALYKCNMAGKPAVVTRVVDSMTDNLRPTRAEATDVANAVLDGSDAILLGAETLRGLYPVETISTVGKICAEAEKVFNQDLYFKKTVKYVGEPMSHLEAIASSAVRAAIKVKASVIICFTSSGRAARLIAKYRPTMPVLSVVIPRLKSNQLKWSFSGAFEARQSLIVRGLFPMLADPRHPAESNSATNESVLKVALDFGKTSGVIKSHDRVVVCQKVGDASVVKIIELED; this is encoded by the exons ATGCATTCCAATCACTTGCTTCTCGAAGAACCTATCAGAATGGCATCCATCCTCGAGCCTTCTAAAGCT TCTTTCTTCCCCGCGATGACTAAAATCGTTGGAACTTTAGGTCCTCGCTCACGATCTGTGGATGTTATCTCTGGTTGCCTCAAAGCTGGCATGTCTG TTGCTAGATTTGATTTTTCATGGGGAGACTGTGCTTATCACCAAGAAACTTTGGATAATCTAAAGACTGCTATCAAGAGCACTAAGAAGCTTTGTGCA GTAATGCTCGATACAGTTGGGGCTGAGATGCAGGTGGTTAATAAGAGTGAGAAGTCCATTTCCCTTCAGCAGGATGATAATGTTATCTTGACCCCTGATAAAGGTCAAGAAGCTTCTTCTCAAGTACTACCAATCAACTTCAATGGACTAGCTAAG GCTGTGAAGAAGGGAGACACCATTTTTATTGGTCAATACTTGTTCACTGGAAGTGAAACAACCTCTGTTTGGCTAGAA GTTGATAAAGTGGAAGGGGATGATGTTAATTGCAAGATCAAAAACACTGCAACTCTAGCAGGGGCATTGTTCACTCTCCATGCTTCTCAAATTCATATTGATCTGCCTACTCTCACTGAAAAAGATAAAGAG AACATTAGCGCTTGGGGGGTTCCAAACAAGATTGACTTTCTCTCATTGTCATACACACGCCATGCACAAGATGTTCGTGAA GCACGTGAATATCTTTCCAAGCTTGGTGATCTTAGTCAAACTCAAATATTTGCAAAAATTGAAAATATAGAG GGTCTAACTCACTTTGATGAGATCCTACAAGAGGCAGATGGTATTATCCTTTCTCGTGGAAATCTTGGGATTGATCTTCCACCAGAGAAG GTGTTTTTATTTCAGAAGACTGCTCTTTACAAGTGCAACATGGCTGGAAAACCTGCTGTGGTTACTCGTGTTGTGGATAGCATGACCGACAATTTAAGACCTACTCGTGCTGAAGCAACCGATGTTGCTAATGCTGTTCTAGATG GAAGTGACGCAATTCTCCTTGGTGCGGAGACTCTGCGTGGGTTATACCCTGTTGAGACAATATCCACTGTTGGTAAAATTTGTGCAGAG GCAGAAAAGGTTTTCAACCAAGATTTATATTTCAAGAAAACAGTGAAATATGTCGGAGAACCAATGTCTCACTTGGAAGCAATTGCTTCATCTGCAGTTCGTGCAGCCATTAAAGTGAAAGCATCTGTTATTATTTGTTTCACTTCTTCCGGAAGAGCTGCAAG ATTGATCGCAAAGTATCGACCAACAATGCCGGTTTTATCAGTTGTGATTCCACGGCTAAAAAGTAATCAGTTAAAGTGGAGTTTCAGTGGGGCATTTGAGGCAAGGCAGTCGCTTATTGTCAGAGGTCTTTTCCCCATGCTTGCTGATCCCCGACATCCC GCTGAATCCAATAGTGCCACAAATGAATCGGTTCTAAAGGTTGCATTGGATTTTGGGAAAACGTCTGGAGTGATTAAGTCACATGATCGAGTTGTGGTTTGCCAAAAGGTTGGAGATGCTTCTGTTGTTAAAATCATAGAGCTTGAAGATTAG
- the LOC111906548 gene encoding uncharacterized protein LOC111906548, translated as MAGIATYPNFMVAWWDVDTVLLPIHSSPNHWLFGELRLASMEVHIYDSLGRGAYEKFQSEGIFSKFERRVANYLDKIKYWARRNIPRIPLNMQFIYEENVPQQSSHLGDCGVFLCMFMEQLVSGQPIRVLIDPKNATLEFRLRMAKIIWGSSLAPL; from the exons atggctggtattgctacataccccaacttcatggttgcttggtgggatgttgatacg gtcttattgccgattcattcatcccctaatcattggctatttggggaactacgattagcgtcaatggaagtgcatatttatgacagtcttggtagaggtgcttatgaaaaattccaatccgaaggaatcttttccaaatttgaacgtcgggtggcaaattatttggacaagattaagtattgggcccggaggaacatcccaaggattccattgaatatgcaattcatttatgaagaaaacgttccccaacaaagtagtcatttgggagattgcggtgtttttctttgtatgtttatggagcaattGGTTTCAGGTCAACCAATACGTGTTCTTATTGACCCAAAGAACGCAACTTTAGAGTTCCGTCTCCGGATGGCAAAAATTATTTGGGGGTCTAGTCTTGCTCCTCTGTAG